Proteins encoded within one genomic window of Mycolicibacterium aubagnense:
- a CDS encoding polysaccharide biosynthesis tyrosine autokinase, whose translation MEIKEYLRIFGRYWWAIVILAVVGGVAGWSWWQFGDREYQSSATLFVATQNGTSVTEAYQNNLFSQDRVNSYATLAMSEQVAARAVDQLKANISASELRSKITAVPLPKTVLLQVSVTDKDPGQAQTYASAVADQLAGLVGELETSRRGGSPAAGAIVVDEAGYPTKPLGYSMITRIGMGIAGGTVLGLIVAIALGIIDRRIRGRERVADLSGSLLMGALPADPARSKAPVVDLAADGAYAEALRELRNNLRFTVPANRDEPARVIAVASPSPSDGRTTVAVDLAAVLAETGKRVVLVDGDLRNPAVAQRLDLTPAARQGAADRGLSTVLVGENTLAEGLISEVSVGQHRIAVLPAGPATTRPGELWAGDHTASLFAELSGQFDYVVVDTPPLGKYNDGAVAAALSDGALLVGRIRHTTGSALTRAVQTLKSANAVLIGSVATDEPGEFKIHLGGSDGPKSGGGKKSAAKAEPTAEPQAESPSEAKTAAHQKP comes from the coding sequence TTGGAGATCAAAGAGTACCTGCGGATATTCGGCCGGTACTGGTGGGCGATCGTGATCCTGGCGGTCGTCGGGGGCGTCGCGGGCTGGTCGTGGTGGCAATTCGGCGATCGCGAGTACCAGTCCAGTGCGACGCTGTTCGTGGCGACCCAGAACGGCACGTCGGTCACCGAGGCCTACCAGAACAACCTGTTCTCCCAGGACCGCGTGAACTCCTACGCCACCCTTGCCATGAGCGAGCAGGTTGCCGCGCGTGCGGTGGATCAGCTCAAGGCCAACATCTCAGCCAGCGAATTGCGGTCGAAGATCACGGCCGTTCCGCTGCCGAAGACCGTGTTGTTGCAGGTCTCGGTCACCGACAAGGACCCGGGGCAGGCTCAGACCTATGCCAGCGCGGTCGCCGATCAGCTGGCCGGGTTGGTTGGCGAACTCGAGACCTCCCGGCGCGGCGGGAGCCCCGCCGCCGGCGCCATCGTGGTGGACGAGGCCGGTTATCCGACCAAGCCCCTTGGGTATTCGATGATCACCCGGATCGGCATGGGTATCGCCGGTGGCACGGTCCTCGGGCTCATCGTGGCGATCGCCCTCGGCATCATCGACCGCCGGATCCGCGGGCGTGAGCGGGTGGCCGACCTCAGTGGTTCGCTGCTCATGGGCGCGCTGCCCGCGGACCCGGCCCGGAGCAAGGCGCCCGTGGTCGATCTGGCCGCCGACGGCGCCTACGCGGAGGCTCTGCGCGAGCTCCGCAATAATTTGCGGTTCACCGTGCCGGCAAACCGTGACGAACCCGCTCGGGTGATCGCGGTGGCCAGCCCGTCGCCGTCCGACGGCCGCACGACGGTGGCCGTCGATCTGGCCGCCGTGCTCGCCGAGACCGGCAAGCGCGTCGTGCTCGTGGACGGTGACCTGCGCAACCCGGCGGTGGCGCAGCGATTGGACCTGACGCCGGCGGCCCGCCAGGGGGCGGCCGATCGCGGCCTGAGCACCGTGCTGGTCGGTGAGAACACCCTCGCCGAAGGTTTGATTTCCGAGGTTTCCGTCGGTCAGCATCGGATCGCGGTGTTGCCCGCAGGTCCTGCCACCACGCGTCCGGGTGAGCTGTGGGCGGGCGACCACACCGCGAGCCTGTTCGCCGAACTGTCCGGCCAGTTCGACTATGTCGTCGTGGATACGCCGCCCCTGGGCAAGTACAACGACGGTGCCGTCGCGGCCGCGCTTTCGGACGGTGCGTTGTTGGTCGGTCGCATTCGCCACACCACCGGCAGCGCGCTCACTCGCGCCGTGCAGACGCTGAAGTCTGCCAACGCGGTGCTGATCGGCTCGGTCGCCACCGACGAACCGGGCGAGTTCAAGATCCACCTCGGCGGGTCCGACGGCCCGAAGTCCGGCGGCGGCAAGAAGTCGGCAGCCAAGG
- a CDS encoding glycosyltransferase, giving the protein MTTSKTAFILSKDPVLEHTGDVALARMLMQLAADSFEVSAIALSPEPGTVTADLIPGGLPLERVHKPAVRPHRLLIDSARRRRSLVHVRFDTDELVRAIDRSDADVFVAEHSYMAESFFRSKHFGTKRLVVNTNVSESLVWRASRGALGRIEEPRLIRDELRVARAADGVSTYDAEEAEYYRANGVSGARFMDITMPPGTQVDVAATPPRLVFMGTRDWPPNQEGFLRALELWPRISAGIAGAELCVIGAKKPGAADPVYPDGVRDLGFVDDLGAFLGTCRALVAPISTGGGVRVKLLDTIRIGLPAVATTAAIGSLGPIFGLHPLDDDAAFIAECRRLLTDVAAAVDLGNRLYEINRGRWQDRLPHRAVADLLRGTTQRQV; this is encoded by the coding sequence ATGACCACCTCGAAGACCGCGTTCATCCTGTCGAAAGACCCGGTGCTGGAACACACCGGCGACGTCGCGCTGGCCCGAATGCTCATGCAGTTGGCCGCAGACTCGTTCGAGGTGTCGGCCATCGCACTGTCGCCCGAGCCCGGCACCGTCACCGCCGACCTGATCCCCGGCGGTCTGCCGCTGGAGCGGGTGCACAAGCCGGCCGTGCGACCGCACCGTCTGCTCATCGACTCCGCGCGGCGGCGTCGCAGCCTGGTGCACGTCCGGTTCGACACCGATGAGCTGGTGCGTGCCATCGACCGCAGTGACGCCGACGTGTTCGTCGCCGAACACAGCTACATGGCCGAATCCTTCTTCCGCAGCAAGCATTTCGGGACGAAGCGGCTCGTCGTCAACACCAACGTGAGTGAGTCGCTGGTCTGGCGGGCCTCGCGGGGGGCACTCGGGCGCATCGAGGAACCACGGCTGATCCGCGACGAACTGCGCGTCGCGCGGGCGGCCGACGGCGTCAGTACCTACGACGCGGAGGAAGCCGAGTACTACCGCGCCAATGGGGTCTCGGGCGCCCGGTTCATGGACATCACCATGCCCCCCGGTACGCAGGTCGACGTCGCGGCCACGCCGCCACGGCTGGTGTTCATGGGCACTCGCGACTGGCCGCCCAACCAGGAGGGGTTCCTGCGCGCCCTCGAACTGTGGCCGCGGATTTCGGCCGGGATCGCCGGTGCCGAACTCTGCGTCATCGGGGCGAAGAAGCCCGGTGCGGCCGACCCGGTCTACCCCGACGGGGTCCGGGACCTGGGCTTCGTCGACGACCTCGGAGCGTTCCTCGGCACTTGCCGAGCGCTGGTCGCGCCCATCAGCACCGGCGGGGGAGTCCGGGTCAAACTGCTCGACACCATCCGGATCGGGCTGCCCGCGGTGGCGACCACCGCCGCCATCGGATCCCTCGGGCCGATCTTCGGATTGCACCCACTGGATGACGACGCCGCGTTCATCGCCGAGTGCCGCCGCCTGCTCACCGATGTGGCGGCCGCGGTCGACCTCGGGAATCGGCTGTACGAGATCAACCGCGGGCGGTGGCAGGACCGGTTGCCGCACCGGGCGGTGGCCGACCTGCTGCGCGGCACCACGCAGCGTCAGGTGTAG
- a CDS encoding O-antigen ligase family protein, whose protein sequence is MNARLGQLGNLKSSAGILAVIVGLVWLATSFGQITLLGIVAIAALIAGIYIGLRHPLWFLYGLAVVTGALPFGYFPGVHVPLYLPFAFGAVVALFVHPRLARPIHPLEWSIIALVVTSIASVAVTGVGMGDVIQIVRWSAVTLVAIALSSLSGEHLEKFGRIFVYATLANAVFGLYIVAFDPNQTSFKYLRVFGYAAEYTATRFAFAEGGAERSMRLGGTSVDPNAEGIALVVSIAVGLVVLAGWQRIVVTGIFLVALLLTLSRAGMFTIVGGAVLVLAFHTMRSRDRALAITAMVAGFGAAAAIPEVRTRFAHSFSSDDVGSTSRIDAIREFPDTMAGYWLFGKGWNRLEFRDGNYAFVLNHVSNAPLLTIYRGGIFPGLAFFAIMLIGCIMSYRAIRSNSFAWAGYGGIYIGFCVVALQLDHPVVGIPPATLKFSILLAFLVHIDRERRDQVRLRHAQADSQQTPLAAAH, encoded by the coding sequence ATGAACGCCCGTTTGGGTCAACTCGGCAATCTTAAATCATCGGCCGGGATTCTGGCTGTGATCGTGGGCTTGGTCTGGTTGGCGACGTCTTTCGGCCAGATCACTTTGTTGGGCATTGTCGCCATTGCCGCCCTGATTGCGGGCATCTATATCGGACTACGGCATCCGCTGTGGTTCTTGTACGGATTGGCGGTCGTCACCGGCGCGCTGCCTTTCGGGTATTTCCCGGGCGTTCACGTCCCCTTATATCTACCGTTCGCATTCGGTGCGGTGGTTGCGTTGTTCGTCCATCCGCGACTGGCCCGCCCGATTCACCCGTTGGAATGGTCGATTATCGCGCTGGTGGTCACCTCGATCGCGTCGGTCGCGGTAACCGGCGTGGGCATGGGCGACGTCATCCAGATCGTCCGGTGGTCCGCGGTCACCCTGGTCGCGATCGCACTGAGCAGCTTGTCGGGTGAACATCTGGAGAAGTTCGGCCGCATATTCGTCTACGCGACGCTGGCCAATGCGGTATTCGGCTTGTACATCGTGGCGTTCGACCCGAACCAGACGTCCTTCAAATACCTGCGGGTCTTCGGTTACGCGGCGGAGTACACCGCCACTCGCTTCGCATTTGCCGAAGGTGGCGCCGAACGGTCCATGCGACTGGGCGGCACCTCGGTGGACCCCAACGCGGAAGGTATTGCGCTGGTGGTGTCGATCGCCGTCGGCCTGGTCGTGCTGGCGGGCTGGCAGCGCATCGTCGTGACCGGCATCTTCCTCGTCGCGCTGCTGCTCACCCTGAGCCGGGCCGGCATGTTCACCATCGTCGGCGGGGCGGTGCTGGTACTGGCCTTCCACACCATGCGGTCGAGGGACCGCGCACTCGCCATCACCGCGATGGTCGCCGGCTTCGGCGCCGCGGCGGCGATACCCGAGGTGCGGACCAGATTCGCGCACTCGTTCAGCAGTGACGACGTCGGTTCCACTTCCCGAATTGATGCCATCCGGGAATTCCCCGACACCATGGCCGGATACTGGTTGTTCGGAAAGGGGTGGAACCGACTCGAATTCCGCGACGGAAACTACGCTTTCGTGCTGAACCACGTGTCGAACGCACCACTGCTCACGATTTACCGCGGAGGCATTTTCCCGGGTCTGGCGTTCTTTGCGATCATGCTGATCGGTTGCATCATGAGCTACCGGGCGATTCGCTCCAATTCGTTTGCGTGGGCCGGGTATGGCGGTATCTACATCGGATTCTGCGTGGTTGCCCTCCAGCTCGACCACCCGGTGGTCGGCATCCCGCCGGCCACCCTCAAATTCTCCATTTTGCTGGCATTCCTCGTGCATATAGACCGAGAACGCCGCGATCAGGTGAGACTGCGACACGCCCAAGCAGATTCACAGCAAACGCCCTTGGCTGCTGCACACTGA
- a CDS encoding polysaccharide biosynthesis protein: protein MAKTLISLIWIYGGRGVGLLWTLILVQRLGVSEYGLYAMATVLNGIVGNTVDNAFAVRAIRESEEHFLRERTMRYLVALGLVTAGAVTFGVNYVIGFGLIVAGGEIALNVVKSQSARDGHPDRVYRLDTARQFSSAGVGAVYLYTSAHPTLIHASLLYCTPYVVIMVVGARLAVGHRPALPGPPKLIAALSGEMLGTTLYLGGDVLLLGTLVDTKAAGYYQLAWVVAAAVAAAGQSFGMTYHEPLRESGGDPSAGPPLRNILRMAGLGGSLLLIIGGCLFAFGAPTELATTMMIMGGFAALRICIFVLQVILYTQRRDVFRLTIAVGLVPVKLGMVAAFATLTPLGSVGAAIAATVADAIMLAGFTWAVYRPREVEPPAPESSNQTQET from the coding sequence GTGGCGAAGACGCTCATCTCCCTCATCTGGATCTACGGCGGTCGCGGGGTCGGCTTGCTGTGGACGCTGATCCTCGTCCAGCGCCTCGGTGTCTCCGAGTACGGGCTGTACGCCATGGCGACAGTGCTCAACGGCATCGTCGGCAACACCGTCGACAACGCCTTCGCGGTCCGGGCCATCCGGGAATCCGAGGAGCACTTCCTGCGTGAGCGCACCATGCGCTACCTCGTCGCGCTCGGGCTGGTCACCGCGGGCGCCGTCACGTTCGGCGTCAACTACGTCATCGGCTTCGGCCTGATCGTGGCCGGCGGCGAGATCGCGCTGAACGTGGTGAAGAGCCAGTCGGCGCGAGATGGCCACCCCGACAGGGTGTATCGGCTCGACACGGCGCGTCAGTTCTCCAGCGCCGGCGTCGGCGCGGTGTACCTGTACACGTCGGCGCACCCGACGCTCATCCACGCGTCGCTGCTGTACTGCACGCCGTACGTGGTCATCATGGTGGTCGGCGCCCGGTTGGCCGTCGGACACCGGCCTGCGCTGCCCGGCCCGCCCAAGCTGATCGCCGCGCTGAGCGGAGAAATGCTCGGTACCACCCTGTATCTGGGCGGCGACGTGCTGTTGCTCGGCACGCTGGTCGACACCAAGGCCGCGGGCTACTACCAACTGGCGTGGGTCGTCGCGGCGGCCGTGGCGGCCGCCGGCCAGTCGTTCGGGATGACGTACCACGAGCCGCTGCGCGAAAGTGGTGGTGACCCGTCGGCCGGCCCACCGCTGCGCAACATCCTGCGGATGGCGGGGCTCGGCGGCTCGTTGCTGCTGATCATCGGCGGCTGCCTGTTCGCCTTCGGGGCGCCCACCGAGCTGGCCACGACCATGATGATCATGGGCGGCTTCGCCGCGCTGCGCATCTGCATCTTCGTGCTCCAGGTGATCCTGTACACGCAGCGCCGCGACGTCTTCCGGCTCACCATCGCCGTCGGTCTCGTGCCGGTGAAACTCGGCATGGTCGCGGCATTCGCGACGCTGACGCCGCTCGGCTCAGTGGGGGCGGCCATCGCGGCCACTGTCGCCGACGCGATCATGCTGGCCGGGTTCACGTGGGCGGTGTACCGGCCGCGTGAAGTAGAGCCGCCGGCCCCCGAGTCGTCCAACCAGACCCAGGAAACATGA
- a CDS encoding cellulase family glycosylhydrolase, producing MPGKGRMRSTRRFSSVASAIAGSMVCALIALTGIPGDAPKRLGVAERANVVTLPTTIGFADSDIYGMSPDDVNRTLALMANNRVNTIRLMIPWAGVEPILGQLDWSLVDKTVNAAAAMNMSIIAFINATPPWAMSPGGLPLSSRPSNPDAYGAFTAKVATRYKGKISAYEIWNEPNAVFFYSPAPDPAGYTDLLKAAYPRIKGVDPDATVIGGVVGAVVDFGSWSINPVRFIAGMYAAGAKGNFDALSFHPYNYNLKFSDGMLIANSPVLQVVQMRQVMLDNGDEEKRIWATEYGEPTSVVNEATQAAYLRDIYTKWQEMPYTGPLMVYTTRDRQTGSNQADATVGLYRSDWTPKPAAADLAATIAAGVPKSPEFQRFSQITDPAHGSVLSPVFKATTTVWAQVRTINTIYEMPGGYVSSPRPAADIAMQRNSVPASVFANGYQDFSGGQQFRVWWSPETGAHWASSAFAQAWKPQLGLATSDEHYVNGSNRVDFQHGYMIWAPWVGVQVYYT from the coding sequence ATGCCCGGCAAGGGTCGGATGCGATCTACGCGCCGCTTCTCCAGCGTGGCGTCGGCGATCGCCGGCAGCATGGTATGTGCCCTCATCGCCCTCACCGGCATTCCGGGGGACGCCCCGAAACGGTTGGGCGTGGCCGAGCGGGCCAACGTCGTCACGCTGCCGACCACGATCGGCTTCGCCGACTCCGACATCTACGGCATGTCGCCGGACGACGTGAACCGGACCTTGGCGCTGATGGCCAACAATCGGGTGAACACCATCCGATTGATGATCCCGTGGGCCGGGGTCGAGCCGATCCTCGGCCAGCTCGACTGGAGCCTGGTCGACAAGACGGTGAATGCCGCTGCCGCCATGAACATGTCGATCATCGCGTTCATCAACGCCACCCCGCCCTGGGCCATGTCGCCGGGCGGCTTGCCGCTGAGCAGCCGGCCTTCCAACCCGGACGCCTATGGTGCGTTCACGGCGAAGGTGGCCACCCGTTACAAGGGGAAGATCTCCGCGTACGAGATCTGGAATGAACCGAACGCGGTGTTCTTCTACAGCCCCGCACCGGATCCCGCCGGCTACACCGATCTACTGAAGGCGGCCTACCCGCGCATCAAGGGCGTCGACCCGGACGCGACCGTGATCGGCGGGGTCGTCGGCGCCGTGGTGGACTTCGGCTCGTGGTCGATCAATCCGGTGCGGTTCATCGCCGGGATGTACGCCGCAGGCGCCAAGGGGAACTTCGACGCGCTGTCGTTCCACCCGTACAACTACAACCTGAAGTTCTCCGACGGCATGCTGATCGCGAATTCGCCTGTGCTGCAAGTGGTTCAGATGCGGCAGGTGATGCTCGACAACGGCGACGAGGAGAAGCGGATCTGGGCCACCGAGTACGGCGAGCCCACCTCGGTGGTCAACGAGGCCACCCAGGCCGCATACCTGCGGGACATCTACACCAAATGGCAGGAGATGCCGTACACCGGCCCGCTGATGGTGTACACCACGCGCGACCGGCAGACCGGAAGCAACCAGGCGGACGCCACGGTCGGGCTCTACCGCAGCGACTGGACACCGAAGCCGGCAGCGGCCGACCTGGCGGCGACCATCGCCGCCGGAGTGCCGAAATCACCGGAATTCCAGCGCTTTTCCCAGATCACCGATCCCGCACACGGCTCGGTCCTGAGCCCGGTGTTCAAAGCCACCACGACGGTATGGGCGCAGGTGCGCACGATCAACACCATCTACGAGATGCCGGGCGGCTACGTGTCATCGCCGCGCCCGGCGGCCGACATTGCGATGCAGCGCAATTCCGTCCCTGCGAGCGTATTCGCCAATGGCTATCAGGACTTTTCCGGAGGCCAGCAGTTCCGGGTCTGGTGGTCGCCCGAGACCGGTGCCCACTGGGCCTCGAGCGCCTTCGCGCAGGCCTGGAAACCGCAACTGGGGCTGGCCACCAGTGACGAGCACTACGTCAACGGCAGCAACCGCGTCGATTTCCAGCACGGTTACATGATCTGGGCGCCGTGGGTCGGCGTGCAGGTCTACTACACCTGA